One genomic segment of Clostridium estertheticum subsp. estertheticum includes these proteins:
- the pdaB gene encoding polysaccharide deacetylase family sporulation protein PdaB gives MIFIGVSTVIGIYNFKIKGAFVGLQRKLPIYNVDTKDKKIAISFDASWGDDKTDEILKILDKYNAKATFFVVGAWVDQYPGKLKIMYEKGHEIGNHSNKHPMMTKISKEEMIKEIDTTDAKIMDITGKGTTLFRCPSGEYNNLVVETVEATNHYCIQWDVDSIDWKEQGAEIEYNRIIKNAKPGSILLFHNNAKYTPQNLAKILQNLKDKGYTFVKVSDLIYKKNYYIDAAGKQIQK, from the coding sequence ATGATCTTCATCGGAGTTTCTACGGTTATAGGAATTTATAATTTTAAAATTAAGGGTGCATTTGTGGGATTACAGCGTAAATTACCAATTTACAATGTAGATACTAAGGACAAAAAAATTGCGATTTCATTTGATGCAAGTTGGGGCGATGACAAAACAGATGAGATATTAAAGATATTAGATAAGTACAATGCTAAAGCAACATTTTTTGTAGTGGGGGCATGGGTAGACCAGTATCCGGGTAAGTTAAAAATAATGTATGAGAAAGGGCATGAAATAGGAAATCATTCTAATAAGCATCCTATGATGACTAAAATATCTAAAGAAGAAATGATTAAAGAAATAGATACGACAGATGCTAAAATAATGGATATAACAGGAAAGGGAACAACACTCTTTAGGTGCCCATCAGGGGAATATAATAACTTAGTTGTTGAAACTGTAGAAGCTACGAATCATTATTGTATTCAATGGGACGTAGACAGTATTGATTGGAAAGAACAAGGAGCAGAAATTGAGTATAATAGAATAATAAAAAATGCCAAGCCAGGTTCTATACTTTTATTTCACAATAATGCAAAATATACACCTCAAAATTTAGCTAAAATTCTACAAAATTTAAAGGATAAAGGATATACATTTGTGAAAGTATCAGACCTTATATACAAAAAAAATTATTATATAGATGCAGCGGGAAAACAAATACAAAAATAA
- a CDS encoding DUF4364 family protein produces the protein MFEDALELAENKLLLLYIFYKIKLPISNIQITQIILENNFINYFTLQQYIAELIASNLIKHTEQKGKHRLVISQKGDNVLSLFKERISEKKIGLIDNYLKAHIENIKKELTVSADYTIENNNNYLVNLIASEDSFTLIDIKLSVTSNKQAQNLCTKWRKEPSKLYAKIINLLIDD, from the coding sequence ATGTTTGAAGATGCTTTAGAATTAGCTGAAAATAAGCTTCTTTTACTTTATATATTTTATAAAATAAAGCTCCCTATTTCCAATATTCAAATAACACAAATTATTTTAGAAAATAATTTTATAAATTATTTTACCCTGCAACAATATATTGCAGAACTTATTGCTTCTAACCTGATTAAGCATACTGAGCAAAAGGGTAAACATAGATTGGTCATTTCACAAAAAGGTGATAATGTCCTATCCTTATTTAAAGAAAGAATTTCTGAAAAGAAGATTGGGCTTATTGATAATTATTTAAAAGCTCATATTGAAAACATCAAGAAAGAATTAACAGTTAGTGCTGATTATACAATAGAAAACAATAACAACTATTTAGTTAATTTAATTGCTTCTGAAGACAGTTTTACACTTATAGATATTAAACTTAGTGTAACATCAAACAAACAAGCGCAAAATCTATGCACCAAATGGAGAAAAGAACCCTCTAAACTTTATGCTAAAATAATAAACCTTCTTATAGATGATTAA
- a CDS encoding YncE family protein, whose translation MRNLYVCSTSSDCISKVNLDLFIEEEKIYLDKQNLKRIGPHGIYVYENKILTANSYDNSISIVNTYNYEIESYFIGMHCNDLSVYDNKAYVICGDSDDIIVFDLEKKNIVEAIPCGNSPHSIYICKKKDLILVANMNSDSITLIECAQNGNIKEIRVGAYPTKAVITPDGNYILVCESNIGMDNKGCINIISLKNCNVLNKIPVGNSPVDMYFNGEFCYVSNFGDGTVSILDINKYKEIKRIEVGGMPRGILEDEKYLYVGDNYNNLLFRIDKITENKKVISIGTEPTGMTLL comes from the coding sequence TTGAGAAACTTGTATGTATGTAGTACTTCATCGGATTGCATATCAAAGGTTAACCTAGATTTGTTTATAGAAGAAGAAAAAATATATTTGGATAAACAAAATCTCAAAAGAATTGGTCCTCATGGTATATATGTTTATGAAAATAAGATATTAACAGCTAATAGTTATGATAATAGTATTTCTATTGTTAATACTTATAATTATGAGATAGAGAGCTATTTTATAGGCATGCACTGTAATGATTTATCCGTTTATGATAATAAGGCTTATGTTATCTGTGGAGACTCTGATGATATAATAGTTTTTGATTTAGAGAAAAAAAACATTGTAGAGGCAATTCCTTGTGGTAATTCACCCCATAGTATTTATATTTGCAAAAAAAAGGACCTTATTTTAGTAGCAAATATGAATAGTGACAGTATAACATTAATAGAGTGTGCTCAGAATGGAAATATTAAAGAAATTAGGGTAGGAGCATATCCTACTAAAGCGGTAATTACTCCAGATGGAAATTATATTTTAGTTTGTGAGAGTAATATAGGTATGGACAATAAAGGATGCATTAATATTATTTCATTAAAAAATTGTAATGTATTAAATAAAATACCTGTTGGGAATTCACCTGTGGACATGTATTTTAATGGGGAATTTTGTTATGTATCAAATTTTGGAGATGGTACGGTGAGTATATTAGACATAAATAAATACAAAGAGATAAAAAGAATTGAAGTTGGAGGAATGCCTAGAGGAATACTTGAGGATGAAAAATATTTGTATGTAGGTGACAATTATAATAATTTGCTTTTTAGAATTGACAAAATAACAGAAAACAAAAAAGTCATTTCTATTGGCACAGAGCCTACAGGAATGACGCTTCTATAA
- a CDS encoding TIGR03905 family TSCPD domain-containing protein, translating to MYSYKTKGVCSRNIDFEIVDNKITEIGFTGGCAGNLLGISTLVKGMDVQEAIKKLKGIKCGDKSTSCPDQLALALEEFVANA from the coding sequence ATGTATAGTTATAAGACAAAAGGCGTTTGTTCAAGAAATATAGATTTTGAAATAGTTGATAATAAAATAACTGAAATTGGTTTTACAGGAGGATGTGCAGGTAATTTACTTGGAATTTCAACCTTAGTAAAAGGAATGGATGTTCAGGAAGCTATAAAAAAACTTAAAGGTATTAAATGCGGAGACAAAAGTACTTCTTGTCCTGACCAATTAGCTTTAGCTCTTGAAGAATTCGTTGCAAATGCTTAA